A single region of the Palaemon carinicauda isolate YSFRI2023 chromosome 17, ASM3689809v2, whole genome shotgun sequence genome encodes:
- the LOC137656439 gene encoding uncharacterized protein, giving the protein MSRFSSYTKLLRVTARVIAAFKVKSLKAITCLPTPELVHEAEMYLIQIEQSKLQSDWRKAYHRLGPSIDNSIIFVGERIANWLKKNWNQDKFILMPSNSHLIKLYFQHLHNSDHSGVETTLAKLQCMYWVISARRLIKFIKNKCIACKRISAQTVAQKMGQVAQERLRPTPPFNHISLDLFGPITIRDTVKRRTYGKAYGVIFNCLVSRAVYVDLAESYDTKGFLTVFQRFITIRGYPKTIHSDLGSQLVAACKELRLDKSKLQKCGANGGTTWIFNKSADAPWQNGCNEALIKSVKRAVLIAIGDSKLTFGEMQTVLFEVADLLNSRPIGIKPGSDCELGSYLCPNGLILGRARSKIHADMKFVDKKYKDRLEFMQRIVDCF; this is encoded by the coding sequence ATGAGTCGGTTTAGCAGTTACACAAAATTACTCAGAGTTACTGCAAGAGTTATTGCAGCATTTAAAGTTAAGTCATTAAAGGCTATAACATGCTTGCCAACTCCTGAATTAGTGCATGAAGCAGAAATGTATTTGATACAGATAGAACAAAGCAAGTTACAATCTGATTGGAGGAAGGCCTACCATCGTTTGGGTCCAAGTATAGATAACAGTATCATATTCGTAGGTGAGAGAATTGCAAATTGGTTAAAGAAAAATTGGAACCAAGACAAATTTATTTTGATGCCGTCAAATAGTCATCTTATTAAGTTATATTTTCAGCACTTGCATAATAGTGACCACAGCGGAGTCGAAACTACTTTAGCTAAATTACAATGTATGTACTGGGTTATTAGTGCCAGAAGACTAATAAAGTTTATTAAGAATAAATGTATCGCATGTAAAAGAATAAGTGCTCAAACTGTTGCTCAGAAGATGGGTCAAGTTGCCCAGGAAAGATTACGTCCTACTCCTCCTTTCAACCATATTTCATTAGACTTATTTGGCCCAATTACTATTAGAGATACGGTAAAACGTAGAACATATGGAAAAGCTTATGGAGTAATATTCAATTGCCTTGTTTCACGAGCAGTATATGTAGATTTGGCAGAAAGTTATGACACAAAAGGTTTCTTGACAGTTTTCCAGAGATTTATAACAATTAGAGGATATCCTAAGACCATACATTCTGATTTGGGAAGTCAATTAGTTGCTGCTTGCAAGGAACTCAGGTTAGACAAGTCAAAGCTTCAAAAATGTGGTGCTAACGGTGGTACTACTTGGATTTTCAATAAGTCCGCTGATGCTCCTTGGCAGAATGGATGTAATGAAGCACTAATAAAATCTGTTAAACGTGCTGTACTCATTGCTATTGGAGATAGTAAACTGACATTCGGAGAAATGCAAACAGTGCTTTTTGAAGTAGCTGATTTATTGAATTCCAGACCGATTGGCATCAAACCTGGCAGTGACTGTGAACTTGGATCATATTTATGTCCTAATGGCCTGATATTAGGCCGAGCAAGAAGTAAAATTCACGCAGATATGAAATTTGTAGATAAAAAATATAAGGATAGGTTGGAATTCATGCAACGTATCGTAGACTGTTTTTAG